A region of Paractinoplanes abujensis DNA encodes the following proteins:
- a CDS encoding potassium channel family protein, which produces MINLPRVRQGPLRALAIRMALAITLVLVTVAVIYADRDGYRDVNEDGLTLLDCFYYAVVSLSTTGYGDITPVTPHARLINVLFITPARVLFLIILVGTTLEVLTDQYRNSLRVTRWRRKLKDHIIICGYGTKGRAAVAALLETGYDKSRIVLVENNSDGVRQAMANGLAVIEGNATRSAVLLQADVKNCKAVIIATDSDEASVLITLTVRQLTAGQVRIIASVREQENAALLKQSGAHHVIVSSATAGRLLGLTTTAPPLIDVVEDLLTPGQGMALAMRSAERAEVGRNPRELSTLAVALIRRGKVLPLGGEQKIMIETGDLIVYIRDESSSVDVAV; this is translated from the coding sequence ATGATCAATCTACCGAGGGTCCGACAAGGGCCCCTGCGTGCGCTGGCCATCCGAATGGCGCTCGCGATCACGCTCGTCCTGGTCACGGTGGCGGTCATCTACGCCGACCGGGACGGGTATCGGGACGTCAACGAGGACGGGCTGACCCTGCTCGACTGCTTCTACTACGCGGTCGTGTCGCTCTCCACCACCGGCTACGGCGACATCACGCCGGTCACCCCGCACGCCCGCCTGATCAACGTCCTGTTCATCACCCCGGCCCGCGTGCTCTTCCTGATCATCCTGGTCGGCACCACCCTCGAGGTGCTGACCGATCAGTACCGCAACAGCCTGCGTGTCACGCGGTGGAGGCGAAAGTTGAAGGACCACATCATCATCTGCGGTTACGGCACCAAGGGCCGGGCCGCGGTGGCCGCGTTGCTGGAGACGGGCTACGACAAGTCGCGAATCGTCCTGGTCGAGAACAACTCCGACGGCGTGCGGCAGGCCATGGCCAACGGGCTGGCGGTGATCGAGGGCAACGCGACCCGCTCGGCCGTGCTGCTGCAGGCGGACGTCAAGAACTGCAAGGCCGTCATCATCGCGACCGACAGCGACGAGGCCTCGGTGCTGATCACGCTGACCGTACGGCAGTTGACGGCCGGCCAGGTGCGGATCATTGCCTCCGTCCGTGAGCAGGAAAACGCGGCCCTGCTCAAGCAGAGCGGCGCCCACCACGTGATCGTCTCGTCGGCCACCGCGGGCCGCCTGCTCGGCCTCACCACCACCGCGCCGCCGCTCATCGACGTCGTGGAGGACCTGCTCACCCCCGGTCAGGGCATGGCGCTGGCGATGCGCAGCGCCGAGCGGGCCGAGGTCGGCCGCAACCCGCGCGAGCTGTCCACGCTGGCCGTGGCGCTGATCCGCCGGGGCAAGGTGCTGCCGCTGGGCGGTGAGCAGAAAATCATGATCGAGACCGGCGACCTGATCGTCTACATCCGCGACGAGAGCAGCAGCGTCGACGTCGCGGTCTGA
- a CDS encoding 2-oxoacid:ferredoxin oxidoreductase subunit beta, with protein MASPAVELKLTAKDFKSDQEVRWCPGCGDYSILAAMQRFMPELGIPRENIVFVSGIGCSSRFPYYMNTYGMHSIHGRAPAIATGLSVSRPDLSVWVVTGDGDALSIGGNHLIHALRRNVNLKILLFNNRIYGLTKGQYSPTSELGKITKSTPAGSADSPFNPISLALGAEATFVARTIDSDAKHLQSVMRAAAEHQGSAFVEIYQNCNIFNDGAFELLKDAGSRDDHLIRLEQGEPITFGAQKQFSVTHPAGGFGLKVEEGGEAIVHDATVDDPAYAFALSRLSGSDLGTTPIGVFRNVQRPSYDELITKQLVDAKAQADGTPDQMLDALLNKADTWTIM; from the coding sequence ATGGCTAGCCCCGCCGTGGAACTGAAACTCACCGCCAAGGACTTCAAGTCCGACCAGGAAGTGCGCTGGTGCCCCGGCTGCGGCGACTACTCGATCCTGGCCGCCATGCAGCGGTTCATGCCCGAGCTGGGCATCCCGCGCGAGAACATCGTGTTCGTCTCCGGCATCGGCTGCTCCTCACGCTTCCCGTACTACATGAACACGTACGGGATGCACTCGATCCACGGCCGGGCGCCGGCCATCGCCACCGGGCTGTCGGTGTCGCGGCCCGACCTGTCGGTGTGGGTCGTGACCGGTGACGGCGACGCGCTGTCGATCGGCGGCAACCACCTGATCCACGCGCTGCGCCGCAACGTCAACCTCAAGATCCTGCTGTTCAACAACCGGATCTACGGCCTGACCAAGGGGCAGTACTCACCGACGTCCGAGCTCGGCAAGATCACCAAGTCGACCCCGGCGGGCTCGGCCGACTCGCCGTTCAACCCGATCTCGCTGGCCCTGGGCGCGGAAGCGACCTTCGTCGCCCGCACGATCGACTCCGACGCCAAGCACCTGCAGTCGGTGATGCGGGCCGCGGCGGAGCACCAGGGCTCGGCGTTCGTCGAGATCTACCAGAACTGCAACATCTTCAACGACGGCGCGTTCGAGCTGCTCAAGGACGCGGGCAGCCGTGACGACCACCTGATCCGGCTCGAGCAGGGCGAGCCGATCACGTTCGGCGCCCAGAAGCAGTTCTCGGTGACCCACCCGGCGGGCGGGTTCGGGCTCAAGGTCGAAGAGGGCGGCGAGGCCATCGTGCACGACGCCACCGTCGACGACCCGGCCTACGCGTTCGCCCTGTCCCGGCTCTCCGGCTCCGACCTGGGCACCACCCCCATCGGAGTGTTCCGCAACGTGCAGCGGCCGTCCTACGACGAGCTCATCACCAAGCAGCTGGTGGACGCCAAGGCCCAGGCCGACGGCACCCCCGACCAGATGCTCGACGCGCTGCTCAACAAGGCCGACACCTGGACGATCATGTAG
- a CDS encoding 2-oxoacid:acceptor oxidoreductase subunit alpha, producing MSASAGAKRVEQLDRVVIRFAGDSGDGMQLTGDRFTSETAQLGNDISTLPNFPAEIRAPAGTLPGVSSFQVHFADYDILTPGDSPHVLVAMNPAALKANLSDLPAGADIIVNTDEFTKRSLAKVGYAANPLEDGSLAEYAVHPVALTSMTVGALAELGVAKKDAERAKNMFALGLLSWMYSRPFESTLRFLETKFAKRPDLVAANKAAFQAGWNFGETTEDFAVRYEVKPARMQPGTYRNITGNQALALGLVAASVRSKLPLFLGAYPITPASDILHELSKHKKFGVTTMQAEDEIAAIGAALGASYGGALGVTTTSGPGVALKGETISLAIALELPLVIVDVQRAGPSTGMPTKTEQADLNMALYGRHGEAPLAVIAPKSPSDCFHAAIEAARIALKYRTPVILLSDNYVANGSEPWLLPSSDELPDISVEFTTGPNDADGRFLPYLRDPETLARPWAVPGTAGLEHRIGGLEKADKTGDISYDPANHEHMVRTRAARIEAIEVPELEVEDADENARVLVLGWGSTYGPIGAACRALRQRGLPIAQAHLRHLAPLPANLGEVLAAYDKVVIPEMNLGQLAHVIRAKYLVDAVPFNQVSGLPFTAATLESMLEDVVKNG from the coding sequence GTGTCCGCATCCGCTGGAGCGAAGCGAGTCGAACAGCTGGATCGGGTGGTCATCCGGTTCGCCGGCGACTCGGGCGACGGCATGCAGCTGACCGGTGACCGATTCACCTCGGAGACCGCCCAGCTGGGCAATGACATTTCCACCCTGCCGAACTTCCCGGCCGAGATCCGGGCCCCCGCAGGCACCCTGCCGGGCGTGTCGAGCTTCCAGGTGCATTTCGCCGACTACGACATCCTCACCCCCGGCGACTCGCCGCACGTGCTGGTTGCGATGAACCCGGCCGCGCTCAAGGCCAACCTGTCCGACCTGCCCGCGGGCGCCGACATCATCGTCAACACCGACGAGTTCACCAAGCGCAGCCTGGCCAAGGTCGGTTACGCGGCGAACCCGCTGGAGGACGGCTCGCTCGCCGAGTACGCGGTGCACCCGGTCGCCCTCACCTCGATGACGGTGGGCGCGCTGGCCGAGCTGGGCGTGGCCAAGAAGGATGCCGAGCGCGCGAAGAACATGTTCGCGCTCGGCCTGCTGAGCTGGATGTATTCGCGGCCGTTCGAGTCGACGCTGCGATTCCTGGAGACGAAGTTCGCCAAGCGCCCCGACCTGGTCGCGGCGAACAAGGCCGCCTTCCAGGCCGGCTGGAACTTCGGCGAGACGACCGAGGACTTCGCGGTCCGCTACGAGGTCAAGCCCGCGCGCATGCAGCCGGGCACCTATCGCAACATCACCGGCAACCAGGCGCTCGCGCTCGGGCTGGTGGCGGCGAGCGTGCGATCCAAGCTGCCGCTCTTCCTGGGCGCCTATCCGATCACCCCGGCCTCCGACATCCTGCACGAACTGAGCAAGCACAAGAAGTTCGGCGTCACGACGATGCAGGCCGAGGACGAGATCGCCGCCATCGGCGCCGCGCTCGGGGCCTCGTACGGGGGCGCCTTGGGGGTCACGACGACCTCAGGCCCGGGGGTGGCGCTCAAGGGCGAGACGATCTCGCTGGCCATCGCGCTCGAGTTGCCGCTGGTCATCGTCGACGTGCAGCGGGCCGGGCCGTCCACCGGCATGCCGACCAAGACCGAGCAGGCCGACCTCAACATGGCCCTGTACGGGCGGCACGGCGAGGCGCCGCTGGCGGTGATCGCGCCGAAGTCGCCGTCGGACTGCTTCCACGCGGCCATCGAGGCCGCCCGGATCGCCCTGAAATACCGCACGCCGGTCATCCTGCTGTCGGACAACTACGTGGCCAACGGCTCGGAGCCGTGGCTGCTGCCCTCCTCCGACGAGCTGCCCGACATCTCGGTCGAGTTCACCACCGGGCCCAATGACGCCGACGGCCGCTTCCTGCCCTACCTGCGCGACCCCGAGACGCTGGCCCGGCCGTGGGCTGTTCCCGGCACAGCCGGGCTCGAGCACCGCATCGGTGGGCTGGAGAAGGCCGACAAGACCGGCGACATCTCGTACGACCCGGCCAACCACGAGCACATGGTGCGTACCCGGGCCGCCCGCATCGAGGCTATCGAGGTGCCCGAGCTCGAGGTGGAGGACGCCGACGAGAACGCGCGGGTGCTCGTGCTGGGCTGGGGCTCGACGTACGGTCCGATCGGCGCGGCCTGCCGGGCCCTGCGCCAGCGCGGCCTGCCGATCGCGCAGGCCCACCTGCGGCACCTGGCGCCGCTGCCGGCCAACCTCGGTGAGGTGCTGGCGGCGTACGACAAGGTCGTCATCCCGGAGATGAACCTGGGTCAGCTGGCCCATGTGATCCGCGCGAAGTACTTGGTCGACGCGGTCCCCTTCAACCAGGTCAGCGGCCTTCCGTTCACCGCCGCGACGCTGGAGAGCATGCTCGAGGACGTGGTCAAGAATGGCTAG
- the ndhC gene encoding NADH-quinone oxidoreductase subunit A has translation MDGYLGSYALLGLVAAAGVLVFVGAFGANKLLRPAAPAQPPGKFVAYESGIDPVGGDWAQAQIRYYVYAYLYVLFAVEAVFLFPWAVVFDLPGFGWATVTEMGVFVAVLALGILYAWRKKILTWT, from the coding sequence GTGGACGGGTATTTGGGTTCGTACGCCTTGCTCGGCCTGGTGGCGGCGGCCGGCGTGCTCGTCTTCGTGGGTGCTTTCGGGGCCAACAAGCTGCTCCGCCCGGCCGCCCCGGCCCAGCCCCCGGGCAAGTTCGTGGCCTACGAGAGCGGCATCGACCCGGTCGGCGGCGACTGGGCGCAGGCCCAGATCCGCTACTACGTGTACGCGTACCTCTATGTGCTTTTCGCCGTGGAGGCTGTTTTTCTCTTTCCCTGGGCGGTTGTTTTCGATCTTCCCGGGTTCGGCTGGGCCACCGTGACCGAGATGGGCGTCTTCGTCGCGGTCCTCGCGCTGGGCATCCTCTACGCCTGGCGTAAAAAGATCCTGACCTGGACCTGA
- a CDS encoding DivIVA domain-containing protein, translating into MGQLFLFIVVALVVAAIVFGVTVMIGGGDNALTPVEPDGAAVPLPSDRPLGEEDIARTKFDTAWRGYRMAQVDQALQRAAYDIGYKGELIGVLEAEVAALREGRTADADVLRRAREAAIAPSEAATAPATPAPADSGDQQIAVTPGAPGPDAVPDDAPVAARTEPAEPR; encoded by the coding sequence ATGGGCCAGCTTTTCCTCTTCATCGTCGTGGCACTGGTCGTAGCTGCGATCGTGTTCGGTGTGACCGTGATGATCGGTGGCGGCGACAACGCATTGACGCCCGTCGAGCCGGACGGTGCGGCGGTGCCGCTGCCGAGCGACCGGCCGCTCGGTGAGGAGGACATCGCCCGCACGAAGTTCGACACGGCCTGGCGTGGCTACCGCATGGCCCAGGTCGACCAGGCGCTGCAGCGCGCCGCTTACGACATCGGCTACAAGGGTGAGCTCATCGGCGTGCTCGAGGCCGAGGTGGCCGCGCTGCGCGAGGGGCGTACGGCCGACGCCGACGTGTTGCGGCGCGCCCGGGAGGCCGCGATCGCCCCGTCCGAGGCCGCCACCGCGCCCGCTACGCCCGCTCCCGCCGACTCCGGCGACCAGCAGATAGCGGTGACCCCGGGCGCCCCCGGGCCGGATGCCGTGCCCGACGACGCGCCAGTGGCCGCCCGCACCGAGCCGGCCGAACCGCGGTGA
- a CDS encoding SRPBCC family protein — protein sequence MSATGPVEGLGDAARPGSGEVTATVIVNAPAQRVFAAFLNWERQSDWIPFTKVRVVRGDGGEGSLVEAVTALGPAVLRDEMQVVKINPPYELRVVHCGKVLQGPGTMRCTAMSGDRTQVVMHEWFQLPAGPVGKLAWPVLWPGSKLSLTGALKRFGRLVEEGKLP from the coding sequence GTGAGCGCGACCGGCCCCGTCGAGGGTCTAGGTGACGCCGCCCGCCCCGGCTCCGGCGAGGTGACCGCCACGGTCATCGTCAACGCGCCCGCCCAGCGCGTCTTCGCGGCCTTCCTGAACTGGGAGAGGCAGTCCGACTGGATCCCGTTCACCAAGGTCCGGGTGGTGCGGGGCGACGGCGGTGAGGGCAGTCTGGTCGAGGCGGTCACGGCGCTCGGCCCGGCGGTGCTGCGCGACGAGATGCAGGTCGTCAAGATCAATCCCCCGTACGAGTTGCGGGTCGTGCACTGCGGCAAGGTGCTCCAGGGGCCCGGCACGATGCGCTGCACGGCCATGTCCGGCGACCGCACCCAGGTCGTCATGCACGAGTGGTTCCAACTGCCCGCGGGCCCGGTCGGCAAGCTGGCCTGGCCGGTGCTCTGGCCCGGCTCCAAGCTCAGCCTGACCGGCGCCCTGAAGAGGTTCGGGCGGCTGGTCGAAGAGGGCAAGCTGCCCTGA
- a CDS encoding DNA-3-methyladenine glycosylase I — MVGDDGRARCFWGGSTPDYVTYHDSEWGREVRGDDALFERMTLEAFQSGLSWITILRKRPAFRAAFAGFSIDKVAAFSEADAARLMADTGIVRNRMKIDAALANARVAADLPGGLDALLWSYAPSPKPSRPATRADVPATTPESKAMAKDLKKRGFRFVGPTTAYALMQATGMVDDHLAGCWVPAGR; from the coding sequence GTGGTCGGCGACGACGGCCGGGCTCGCTGCTTCTGGGGCGGCAGCACCCCTGATTACGTCACCTATCACGACTCCGAGTGGGGTCGTGAGGTGCGCGGCGACGACGCCCTCTTCGAGCGGATGACCCTCGAGGCGTTCCAGTCCGGCCTGTCCTGGATCACGATCCTGCGCAAACGGCCGGCGTTCCGGGCCGCGTTCGCCGGCTTCTCGATCGACAAGGTGGCCGCGTTCTCCGAGGCCGACGCGGCCCGCCTGATGGCTGACACCGGCATCGTCCGCAACCGGATGAAGATCGACGCCGCGCTGGCCAACGCCCGCGTGGCCGCCGACCTCCCCGGGGGGCTCGACGCGCTGCTCTGGTCGTACGCTCCGTCACCGAAACCGTCGCGACCGGCCACGCGGGCCGACGTGCCGGCCACTACCCCCGAGTCCAAGGCGATGGCCAAAGACCTCAAGAAACGCGGCTTCCGCTTCGTCGGCCCGACCACGGCCTACGCGTTGATGCAGGCGACGGGCATGGTCGACGATCATCTGGCGGGTTGCTGGGTCCCGGCCGGGCGGTGA
- a CDS encoding S1 family peptidase has product MVKWRILVSTAVAALTVAAWGTTAEAAPTAPPGDGAVSPSVVGGSRAAQGEFPWMVRLSMGCGGALYSPTLVLTAAHCVSRTGTNTSITATLGVVDLQSSSRITRTSNYVYRAPGYNGNGDDWAFIRLSSPVTTLATLPIATSTAYDSGTFTIAGWGAAREGGAQQRYQLKATVPFVSDTTCNSSSMYGGEVIAAEEICAGYTAGGVDTCQGDSGGPMFRRDASNAWIQVGIVSWGDGCARPNKPGVYTQVSYFSSSIRSAATSLS; this is encoded by the coding sequence ATGGTCAAGTGGCGGATTCTCGTGAGCACGGCCGTAGCCGCGCTCACCGTGGCGGCGTGGGGCACGACCGCCGAGGCAGCGCCGACCGCGCCGCCCGGCGACGGTGCGGTCAGCCCGTCGGTGGTCGGCGGCAGCCGGGCCGCGCAGGGCGAGTTCCCGTGGATGGTTCGCCTGTCGATGGGCTGCGGCGGCGCCCTCTACAGCCCGACCCTGGTGCTCACGGCCGCGCACTGCGTGAGCCGCACCGGCACGAACACGTCGATCACGGCCACGCTGGGCGTCGTCGACCTGCAGTCGAGCAGCCGGATCACCCGCACCTCGAACTACGTCTACCGCGCCCCGGGCTACAACGGCAACGGCGACGACTGGGCCTTCATCCGCCTGTCCAGCCCCGTCACCACGCTGGCCACCCTGCCCATCGCCACCAGCACGGCGTACGACTCGGGCACCTTCACGATCGCCGGTTGGGGTGCGGCCCGGGAGGGTGGCGCGCAGCAGCGCTACCAGCTCAAGGCGACCGTGCCGTTCGTCAGCGACACCACGTGCAACTCGTCGTCGATGTACGGCGGCGAGGTGATCGCGGCCGAGGAGATCTGCGCCGGCTACACCGCGGGCGGCGTCGACACGTGCCAGGGCGACTCCGGCGGCCCCATGTTCCGCCGCGACGCGAGCAACGCCTGGATCCAGGTCGGCATTGTGAGCTGGGGCGACGGTTGCGCCCGCCCCAACAAGCCTGGCGTCTACACCCAGGTGAGTTATTTCTCGTCGTCGATCCGCAGCGCCGCCACCAGTCTGAGTTAG
- a CDS encoding enoyl-CoA hydratase-related protein produces MTDSLLVDRTGAVVTLTLNRPEAMNALTVDLKEALRDTLASLESDKSCRAIVLAGAGTAFCVGQDLREHAAQLESGRTDLDTVRVHYNPIAQRLASMPKPVVAAVRGTAAGAGASFALLADFRIGGPKTSFLMAFANVGLAGDSGVSWSLPRIVGHARAVELLLLAEPVRAQRSYEIGLLSQLTDDDEQVLPVAQELASRLAAGPTVAYGAIKRELSIGDAGTLSDALAAEAQAQAICGATADHKAAVDAFVNKQKPTFNGR; encoded by the coding sequence ATGACGGATTCGCTGCTCGTCGACCGCACCGGCGCGGTCGTCACGCTCACGCTCAACCGGCCCGAGGCCATGAACGCCTTGACCGTCGACCTCAAGGAGGCGCTGCGCGACACGCTGGCCTCGCTGGAGAGCGACAAGTCGTGCCGGGCGATCGTGCTGGCCGGGGCGGGCACGGCGTTCTGCGTCGGTCAGGACCTGCGCGAGCACGCGGCCCAGCTCGAATCGGGCCGGACGGATCTGGACACCGTGCGGGTGCACTACAACCCGATCGCCCAGCGGCTCGCCAGCATGCCCAAGCCCGTGGTGGCGGCGGTGCGGGGCACGGCGGCCGGGGCCGGCGCGTCGTTCGCGCTGCTGGCCGACTTCCGGATCGGCGGCCCCAAGACCAGCTTCCTGATGGCGTTCGCCAACGTGGGGCTGGCCGGCGACAGCGGCGTCTCGTGGTCGCTGCCGCGCATCGTCGGGCACGCCCGCGCGGTGGAACTGCTGCTGCTGGCCGAGCCGGTGCGGGCCCAGCGGTCGTACGAGATCGGCCTGCTCTCACAGCTGACCGACGACGACGAGCAGGTGCTGCCCGTGGCGCAGGAACTGGCGTCACGCCTCGCGGCCGGCCCCACGGTGGCCTACGGCGCCATCAAGCGCGAACTCTCGATCGGCGACGCCGGCACCCTGTCGGACGCCCTCGCAGCCGAGGCCCAGGCCCAGGCCATCTGCGGCGCCACAGCCGACCACAAGGCCGCCGTGGACGCCTTCGTCAACAAGCAAAAGCCCACCTTCAACGGCAGGTAG
- a CDS encoding PaaX family transcriptional regulator, whose protein sequence is MQARSALFDLYGDYLRPRGGRAPVAALVRLLAPLGIAPPAVRTAVSRMVRQGWLHPMRLVSGPGYLLTPKAARRLDEASARIYRTGRVSWDGKFDLVLLHGPLGKREAGRLAFLGYGALGEHAWVAPRPADEADTVLREAGVGYERFSASHAAGSPGAAEVVGKAWDLPELARSYEGFVADLRPVVTSVNARSTDEEAYAARFHLVHAWRSFLFRDPQLPATLLPARWPGASAAGFFDRHATRLRPAADRYVERCLQSATRGRVGFSDA, encoded by the coding sequence ATGCAGGCGCGGTCGGCACTCTTCGACCTGTACGGCGACTACCTCCGTCCGAGAGGCGGCCGCGCACCCGTCGCGGCCCTGGTCAGACTGCTTGCGCCGCTCGGCATAGCCCCGCCCGCGGTGCGCACGGCGGTGTCCCGGATGGTGCGCCAGGGATGGCTGCACCCCATGCGACTGGTCTCCGGACCGGGCTATCTGCTGACCCCCAAGGCCGCGCGCCGCCTCGACGAAGCCTCGGCCCGGATCTACCGGACAGGGCGCGTCAGCTGGGACGGGAAGTTCGATTTGGTGCTCTTGCACGGCCCGCTGGGCAAGCGCGAAGCCGGCCGGCTCGCGTTCCTCGGTTACGGCGCCCTCGGTGAGCACGCGTGGGTGGCGCCCCGGCCCGCCGACGAGGCGGACACGGTGCTGCGCGAGGCCGGGGTGGGCTACGAGCGGTTCAGCGCGAGCCACGCGGCCGGGTCGCCGGGCGCGGCCGAAGTGGTCGGCAAGGCCTGGGACCTGCCCGAGCTGGCCCGGTCGTACGAGGGCTTCGTGGCCGACCTGCGACCGGTGGTGACGTCGGTCAACGCCCGCAGCACCGACGAGGAGGCGTACGCGGCCCGCTTCCACCTGGTCCACGCCTGGCGCTCGTTCCTGTTCCGCGACCCTCAGCTGCCCGCCACGCTGCTGCCCGCACGCTGGCCCGGCGCCAGTGCGGCCGGCTTCTTCGACCGCCACGCGACCCGCCTGAGGCCCGCCGCGGACCGCTACGTCGAGCGATGCCTGCAATCGGCGACTCGCGGCCGTGTGGGATTCTCAGACGCATGA
- a CDS encoding DUF3117 domain-containing protein, translated as MAAMKPRTGDGPLEVTKEGRGIVMRVPLEGGGRLVVEMTPDEASALGDALKSIAG; from the coding sequence ATGGCGGCGATGAAGCCGCGGACGGGCGATGGTCCGCTGGAGGTCACCAAGGAGGGTCGGGGCATCGTCATGCGTGTCCCGCTGGAAGGTGGTGGCCGTCTCGTCGTTGAGATGACTCCGGACGAGGCCAGCGCGCTGGGTGACGCGTTGAAGTCGATCGCCGGCTGA
- a CDS encoding leucyl aminopeptidase family protein codes for MYSIRLTDHLDDALTRIVPIGAPGPLSHPDGALGAEIAALVETDQAAGAVQILPRPLATPAKVLLVHVGTGDEAGWRAAGAAAARALDGAEPAQFHLGPAASADAVRGVAEGLWLGGYRYRDGREEPRTADVELVANGPQAYGESLELARVTARATWLARDLTNAPPSLKNPDWMAEEISGAAAKRTGLQVRVRAGAELARFGGLRAVGGGSRFKPCLVELVWEPPGATTHVVLVGKGITFDSGGLSIKTRPGMKLMKNDMAGAAAVAAATLAAADLGLPVRITTLLPLAENAVSGAAYRPGDVITHYDGTTSESTNSDAEGRLVLADALAYAVAELEPDVLIDLATLTGAANVALGSSIAALYGDSDELTAALITAGGAAGEPMWRMPLHGDYRELLRSDVADRHSSPMHGGGTAALFLRDFAGPMAGRWAHVDMAATCWSETSELELTRGATGWGVRALVRYLAALSA; via the coding sequence GTGTATTCGATCCGGCTGACCGACCACCTCGACGACGCCTTGACCCGCATCGTGCCGATCGGTGCGCCGGGTCCACTGTCGCACCCCGACGGCGCCCTGGGTGCCGAGATCGCCGCACTGGTCGAGACGGACCAGGCGGCCGGTGCCGTTCAGATACTTCCCCGCCCGCTCGCCACCCCGGCCAAGGTGCTGCTGGTGCACGTGGGCACGGGTGACGAGGCCGGTTGGCGCGCGGCCGGAGCGGCCGCCGCGCGGGCCCTCGACGGCGCCGAGCCGGCCCAGTTCCACCTGGGCCCGGCGGCTTCGGCCGATGCGGTGCGCGGCGTGGCCGAGGGGCTCTGGCTCGGTGGCTACCGCTATCGCGACGGCCGCGAGGAACCCCGGACGGCCGACGTCGAGCTCGTGGCGAACGGCCCTCAGGCGTACGGGGAAAGCTTGGAACTGGCCCGTGTGACCGCGCGCGCCACCTGGCTGGCCCGCGACCTGACCAACGCGCCGCCCTCGCTCAAGAACCCGGACTGGATGGCCGAGGAGATCAGCGGGGCCGCGGCCAAGCGCACAGGGCTCCAGGTGCGCGTCCGCGCCGGTGCCGAGCTGGCCCGGTTCGGCGGGCTGCGGGCGGTCGGCGGCGGCTCGCGCTTCAAGCCCTGTCTGGTCGAGCTGGTGTGGGAGCCGCCCGGCGCGACGACCCACGTGGTGCTGGTCGGCAAGGGCATCACGTTCGACAGCGGCGGTCTCTCGATCAAGACGCGCCCCGGCATGAAGCTCATGAAGAACGACATGGCCGGAGCGGCCGCGGTGGCTGCGGCCACGCTGGCCGCCGCCGATCTGGGCCTGCCGGTCCGCATCACGACCCTGCTGCCGCTGGCCGAGAACGCGGTGAGCGGCGCCGCGTACCGCCCCGGCGACGTGATCACCCACTACGACGGCACCACCAGCGAGTCGACCAACTCGGACGCCGAGGGCCGCCTGGTGCTGGCCGACGCGCTGGCCTACGCCGTGGCCGAGCTCGAGCCGGACGTGCTGATCGACCTGGCCACGCTCACCGGCGCGGCCAACGTCGCCCTGGGTTCGAGCATCGCCGCCCTGTACGGCGACAGCGACGAGCTGACCGCGGCGCTCATCACGGCGGGCGGCGCGGCGGGGGAGCCGATGTGGCGGATGCCGCTGCACGGCGACTACCGCGAGCTGCTGCGCAGCGACGTGGCCGACCGGCACAGCTCACCCATGCACGGCGGCGGCACCGCGGCGCTGTTCCTGCGCGACTTCGCGGGCCCGATGGCCGGTCGCTGGGCCCACGTCGACATGGCCGCGACCTGCTGGAGCGAGACGTCCGAGCTCGAACTGACCCGGGGCGCGACCGGCTGGGGCGTCCGGGCCCTGGTGCGCTATCTGGCCGCGCTCAGCGCTTGA
- a CDS encoding O-methyltransferase: MQFAEVYADEDVVLQTARNMAHELGIDSVTPAAGSVLRLLAAAGSAKAVVEIGTGAGVSGVWLLRGMRADGVLTTIDVENEHQRIARRIFVEAGFAASRTRIITGRALDVLPRLADGAYDLVFVDADVTEFGACAEAALRLLRPGGVLLVNGAMAGGRISDPAARDVDTLTVRETVRAVRESEEWIPAIVPSGAGLLAAVKR, translated from the coding sequence ATGCAGTTCGCCGAGGTGTACGCCGACGAGGACGTCGTCCTGCAGACCGCGCGCAACATGGCGCACGAGCTCGGCATCGACAGCGTCACGCCGGCCGCGGGATCGGTGCTGCGCCTGCTGGCCGCGGCGGGCAGCGCCAAGGCGGTCGTCGAGATCGGCACGGGCGCCGGGGTGAGCGGCGTCTGGCTGCTGCGCGGCATGCGGGCCGACGGCGTGCTCACCACGATCGACGTCGAGAACGAGCATCAGCGCATCGCCCGGCGTATCTTCGTCGAGGCCGGCTTTGCCGCGTCACGGACCCGGATCATCACCGGCCGCGCGCTCGACGTGCTGCCCCGGCTGGCCGACGGCGCCTACGACCTGGTCTTCGTCGACGCCGACGTGACCGAGTTCGGGGCCTGCGCCGAGGCCGCGCTGCGGCTGCTCCGCCCGGGCGGGGTGCTGCTGGTCAACGGCGCGATGGCCGGCGGGCGGATCAGCGACCCGGCCGCTCGCGACGTGGACACGCTGACGGTCCGCGAGACCGTGCGGGCGGTGCGCGAGTCGGAGGAGTGGATCCCGGCGATCGTGCCGTCGGGCGCGGGGCTGCTGGCCGCCGTCAAGCGCTGA